A single region of the Vicia villosa cultivar HV-30 ecotype Madison, WI linkage group LG4, Vvil1.0, whole genome shotgun sequence genome encodes:
- the LOC131598449 gene encoding uncharacterized protein LOC131598449 has product MNEIFGGDCEGCGLLMGNNAVLLYRVYLDRTVHDDIRWTPFSDYSVVVPFDRIALYSGWLACRANTMVRYLPERCMRQFGRVQVIPRSPFEVAPDTITRVELTAIFEGCVHHLVLDEYRRMHATQEWHCMDGYMT; this is encoded by the exons ATGAATGAGATTTTTGGTGGAGACTGTGAAGGATGTGGCTTGCTAAT GGGGAACAACGCAGTGCTACTATATCGGGTGTACCTTGACCGCACAGTCCACGATGACATTCGTTGGACGCCGTTCTCTGATTACAGTGTTGTTGTCCCGTTCGACCGCATCGCGTTAtactctggctggttggcatgcagggccaacaccatggtgaggtatttGCCTGAGCGGTGCATGAGGCAGTTTGGACGTGTACAGGTGATACCGAGGTCACCCTTTGAGGTTGCTCCCGACACAAttacccgagtggagctcactgctATATTCGAGGGTTGTGTGCATCATTTGGTCCTAGACGAGTATCGTCGTATGCACGCCACCCAGGAGTGGCATTGTATGGATGGATACATGACATAG
- the LOC131596247 gene encoding transcriptional corepressor LEUNIG-like isoform X2, with amino-acid sequence MSQTNWEADKMLDVYIHDYLVKRDLKVSAQAFQAEGKVSSDPVAIDAPGGFLFEWWSVFWDIFIARTNEKHSEVAASYIETQLIKAREQQQQQQQQQPQPQQSQHQQQQNQQQQQMQMQQMLLQRQHQQQQQQQQQQQHQQQQQQQPQHQQQQQQQQQQGRDRAHLLNGGGANGLVGNPSTANAIATKMYEERLKLPLQRDSLEDAAMKQRFGDQILDPNHASILKSSAATGQPSGQVLHGAAGAMSPQIQGRNQQLPGSTPDIKTEINPVLNPRAAGPESLMAIPGSNQGGNNLTLKGWPLTGLEQLRSGLLQQQKSFNPQPFHQLPMLTPQHQQQLMLAQQNLASPSASDESRRLRMLLSSRNMGVGKDGLSNPVGDVVSNAGSPLQAGGPPFPRADTDMIMKMKLAQLQHQQQQNANPQQQQLQQHSLSNQQSQSSNHNMHQQDKVGGGGGSVTGDGSMSNSFRGNDQASKNQTGRKRKQPVSSSGPANSSGTANTAGPSPSSAPSTPSGSTHTPGDVISMPSLPHNGSSSKPLMMFGTDGTGTLTSPSNQLADVDRFVEDASLDDNVESFLSHDDNDPRDPVGRMDVSKGFTFSEVNSVRASTSKVVCSHFSSDGKLLASGGHDKKAVLWYTDSLKQKATLEEHSSLITDVRFSPTLPRLATSSYDKTVRVWDVDNPGYSLRTFTGHSASVMSLDFHPNKEDLICSCDFDGEIRYWSINNGSCARVSKGGTAQMRFQPRLGRYLAAAAENVVSILDVETQACRYSLKGHTKSIHSVCWDPSGEFLASVSEDSVRVWTLGTGSEGECVHELSCNGNKFHSCVFHPTYSSLLVIGCYQSLELWNMTENKTMTLSAHDGLIAALAVSTVNGLVASASHDKFVKLWK; translated from the exons ATGTCTCAGACTAACTGGGAAGCTGATAAGAT GTTGGATGTTTACATCCATGATTATCTTGTGAAGAGGGATTTGAAAGTTTCTGCTCAGGCTTTTCAAGCCGAAGGGAAGGTGTCATCTGATCCTGTTG CTATTGATGCTCCGGGAGGTTTTTTGTTCGAGTGGTGGTCGGTTTTCTGGGATATATTTATTGCTAGAACGAATGAGAAGCACTCGGAAGTTGCTGCGTCTTATATCGAG ACACAATTAATTAAGGCCAGGGAGCAGCAACAGCAACAGCAGCAGCAGCAGCCACAACCTCAGCAGtcgcaacatcaacaacaacagaaTCAACAACAGCAGCAGATGCAGATGCAACAGATGCTGTTACAGAGGCagcatcagcaacaacaacagcagcaacagcaacaacaacatcagcagcaacaacagcaacaaccacAGCATCAGCAGCAACAACAGCAGCAGCAACAGCAGGGTAGGGATAGAGCTCATCTCTTGAATGGTGGTGGTGCAAATGGATTAGTTGGAAACCCTAGCACTGCAAATGCAATTGCAACAAAGATGTATGAGGAAAGGTTAAAACTTCCCCTTCAAAGAGATTCTTTGGAAGATGCTGCAATGAAG CAAAGATTTGGAGACCAAATTTTGGACCCAAATCATGCTTCAATTTTGAAGTCATCTGCAGCTACTGGCCAACCGTCAGG TCAAGTTTTACATGGTGCTGCTGGTGCAATGTCTCCACAAATTCAAGGTCGTAATCAGCAACTACCAGGGTCTACTCCG GATATAAAAACTGAGATTAATCCGGTTTTAAACCCTAGAGCTGCGGGTCCTGAATCGTTGATGGCAATTCCTG GATCAAATCAAGGTGGCAACAATTTGACTCTGAAAGGGTGGCCACTCACA GGATTGGAGCAACTTCGTTCTGGTTTACTCCAGCAACAAAAATCTTTCAATCCACAGCCTTTTCATCAACTTCCAATGTTGACACCACAACATCAGCAACAGCTTATGTTAGCACAGCAAAACCTGGCATCACCATCCGCCAGTGATGAAAGTAGAAGGCTCAGAATGCTACTGAGCAGTAGGAATATGGGCGTAGGTAAGGATGGCCTTTCAAATCCTGTCGGTGATGTAGTATCAAATGCTGGATCACCCCTTCAAGCAGGTGGTCCTCCTTTTCCTCGTGCTGATACGGATATGATAATGAAG aTGAAACTGGCTCAGTTACAGCACCAACAACAGCAGAATGCCAATCCACAGCAGCAGCAACTTCAACAGCATTCTCTCTCAAATCAGCAATCTCAGTCTTCAAATCATAACATGCATCAGCAAGATAAAGTAGGGGGAGGTGGTGGCAGTGTCACTGGAGACGGTAGCATGTCAAACTCCTTTAGAGGAAATGATCAG GCTTCCAAAAACCAGACTGGAAGAAAGAGAAAGCAACCTGTTTCTTCTTCTGGTCCTGCCAATAGCTCAGGAACAGCTAACACAGCAGGCCCATCTCCGAGTTCAGCACCCTCAACTCCCTCAGGCTCAACTCATACCCCTGGTGATGTGATATCAATGCCTTCTTTACCTCATAATGGTAGTTCTTCCAAGCCATTAATGATGTTTGGCACTGATGGCACCGGAACTCTTACATCACCTTCAAACCAATTG GCAGATGTGGACCGCTTTGTTGAGGATGCATCTCTTGATGATAACGTTGAGTCTTTTTTATCTCATGATGATAACGACCCTAGAGATCCAGTTGGACGTATGGATGTAAGCAAAG GTTTCACATTTTCTGAAGTAAATTCTGTCCGGGCAAGCACAAGCAAAGTTGTTTGTAGTCATTTCTCATCTGATGGCAAATTGCTTGCAAGTGGCGGCCATGACAAAAAG GCTGTTTTATGGTACACAGATTCTCTAAAGCAGAAAGCTACTCTTGAAGAGCATTCATCTTTAATTACTGATGTCCGTTTTAGTCCAACCCTGCCTCGTCTTGCAacatcttcatatgacaaaaCTGTCCGTGTTTGGGATGTTGACAAT CCAGGGTATTCGCTTCGTACCTTCACCGGTCATTCTGCATCTGTTATGTCACTAGACTTTCACCCCAATAAAGAGGACCTTATCTGCTCTTGTGACTTCGACGGTGAGATAAGATATTGGAGTATTAACAATGGCAGTTGTGCTAGAGTGTCGAAG GGTGGCACTGCACAGATGAGATTTCAACCTCGGCTAGGGAGATACCTTGCTGCAGCTGCAGAGAATGTCGTCTCTATACTTGATGTCGAGACACAAGCATGCCGATATTCACTAAAG GGCCACACAAAGTCAATACATTCCGTGTGTTGGGATCCATCCGGAGAGTTCTTGGCATCTGTCAGTGAGGACTCTGTCAGGGTTTGGACTCTTGGAACTGGAAGCGAAGGGGAATGTGTTCACGAGCTTAGCTGTAACGGCAATAAATTTCACTCATGCGTTTTCCATCCAACGTACTCGTCGCTGCTGGTCATTGGCTGTTACCAG TCGTTGGAGCTGTGGAACATGACAGAGAACAAGACGATGACTCTGTCTGCTCACGACGGTCTTATTGCTGCACTGGCCGTTTCAACTGTAAACGGTTTGGTTGCTTCAGCTAGTCATGACAAGTTTGTCAAGCTCTGGAAGTGA
- the LOC131596247 gene encoding transcriptional corepressor LEUNIG-like isoform X1, protein MSQTNWEADKMLDVYIHDYLVKRDLKVSAQAFQAEGKVSSDPVAIDAPGGFLFEWWSVFWDIFIARTNEKHSEVAASYIETQLIKAREQQQQQQQQQPQPQQSQHQQQQNQQQQQMQMQQMLLQRQHQQQQQQQQQQQHQQQQQQQPQHQQQQQQQQQQGRDRAHLLNGGGANGLVGNPSTANAIATKMYEERLKLPLQRDSLEDAAMKQRFGDQILDPNHASILKSSAATGQPSGQVLHGAAGAMSPQIQGRNQQLPGSTPDIKTEINPVLNPRAAGPESLMAIPGSNQGGNNLTLKGWPLTGLEQLRSGLLQQQKSFNPQPFHQLPMLTPQHQQQLMLAQQNLASPSASDESRRLRMLLSSRNMGVGKDGLSNPVGDVVSNAGSPLQAGGPPFPRADTDMIMKMKLAQLQHQQQQNANPQQQQLQQHSLSNQQSQSSNHNMHQQDKVGGGGGSVTGDGSMSNSFRGNDQASKNQTGRKRKQPVSSSGPANSSGTANTAGPSPSSAPSTPSGSTHTPGDVISMPSLPHNGSSSKPLMMFGTDGTGTLTSPSNQLWDDKDIELQADVDRFVEDASLDDNVESFLSHDDNDPRDPVGRMDVSKGFTFSEVNSVRASTSKVVCSHFSSDGKLLASGGHDKKAVLWYTDSLKQKATLEEHSSLITDVRFSPTLPRLATSSYDKTVRVWDVDNPGYSLRTFTGHSASVMSLDFHPNKEDLICSCDFDGEIRYWSINNGSCARVSKGGTAQMRFQPRLGRYLAAAAENVVSILDVETQACRYSLKGHTKSIHSVCWDPSGEFLASVSEDSVRVWTLGTGSEGECVHELSCNGNKFHSCVFHPTYSSLLVIGCYQSLELWNMTENKTMTLSAHDGLIAALAVSTVNGLVASASHDKFVKLWK, encoded by the exons ATGTCTCAGACTAACTGGGAAGCTGATAAGAT GTTGGATGTTTACATCCATGATTATCTTGTGAAGAGGGATTTGAAAGTTTCTGCTCAGGCTTTTCAAGCCGAAGGGAAGGTGTCATCTGATCCTGTTG CTATTGATGCTCCGGGAGGTTTTTTGTTCGAGTGGTGGTCGGTTTTCTGGGATATATTTATTGCTAGAACGAATGAGAAGCACTCGGAAGTTGCTGCGTCTTATATCGAG ACACAATTAATTAAGGCCAGGGAGCAGCAACAGCAACAGCAGCAGCAGCAGCCACAACCTCAGCAGtcgcaacatcaacaacaacagaaTCAACAACAGCAGCAGATGCAGATGCAACAGATGCTGTTACAGAGGCagcatcagcaacaacaacagcagcaacagcaacaacaacatcagcagcaacaacagcaacaaccacAGCATCAGCAGCAACAACAGCAGCAGCAACAGCAGGGTAGGGATAGAGCTCATCTCTTGAATGGTGGTGGTGCAAATGGATTAGTTGGAAACCCTAGCACTGCAAATGCAATTGCAACAAAGATGTATGAGGAAAGGTTAAAACTTCCCCTTCAAAGAGATTCTTTGGAAGATGCTGCAATGAAG CAAAGATTTGGAGACCAAATTTTGGACCCAAATCATGCTTCAATTTTGAAGTCATCTGCAGCTACTGGCCAACCGTCAGG TCAAGTTTTACATGGTGCTGCTGGTGCAATGTCTCCACAAATTCAAGGTCGTAATCAGCAACTACCAGGGTCTACTCCG GATATAAAAACTGAGATTAATCCGGTTTTAAACCCTAGAGCTGCGGGTCCTGAATCGTTGATGGCAATTCCTG GATCAAATCAAGGTGGCAACAATTTGACTCTGAAAGGGTGGCCACTCACA GGATTGGAGCAACTTCGTTCTGGTTTACTCCAGCAACAAAAATCTTTCAATCCACAGCCTTTTCATCAACTTCCAATGTTGACACCACAACATCAGCAACAGCTTATGTTAGCACAGCAAAACCTGGCATCACCATCCGCCAGTGATGAAAGTAGAAGGCTCAGAATGCTACTGAGCAGTAGGAATATGGGCGTAGGTAAGGATGGCCTTTCAAATCCTGTCGGTGATGTAGTATCAAATGCTGGATCACCCCTTCAAGCAGGTGGTCCTCCTTTTCCTCGTGCTGATACGGATATGATAATGAAG aTGAAACTGGCTCAGTTACAGCACCAACAACAGCAGAATGCCAATCCACAGCAGCAGCAACTTCAACAGCATTCTCTCTCAAATCAGCAATCTCAGTCTTCAAATCATAACATGCATCAGCAAGATAAAGTAGGGGGAGGTGGTGGCAGTGTCACTGGAGACGGTAGCATGTCAAACTCCTTTAGAGGAAATGATCAG GCTTCCAAAAACCAGACTGGAAGAAAGAGAAAGCAACCTGTTTCTTCTTCTGGTCCTGCCAATAGCTCAGGAACAGCTAACACAGCAGGCCCATCTCCGAGTTCAGCACCCTCAACTCCCTCAGGCTCAACTCATACCCCTGGTGATGTGATATCAATGCCTTCTTTACCTCATAATGGTAGTTCTTCCAAGCCATTAATGATGTTTGGCACTGATGGCACCGGAACTCTTACATCACCTTCAAACCAATTG TGGGATGATAAGGATATTGAATTGCAGGCAGATGTGGACCGCTTTGTTGAGGATGCATCTCTTGATGATAACGTTGAGTCTTTTTTATCTCATGATGATAACGACCCTAGAGATCCAGTTGGACGTATGGATGTAAGCAAAG GTTTCACATTTTCTGAAGTAAATTCTGTCCGGGCAAGCACAAGCAAAGTTGTTTGTAGTCATTTCTCATCTGATGGCAAATTGCTTGCAAGTGGCGGCCATGACAAAAAG GCTGTTTTATGGTACACAGATTCTCTAAAGCAGAAAGCTACTCTTGAAGAGCATTCATCTTTAATTACTGATGTCCGTTTTAGTCCAACCCTGCCTCGTCTTGCAacatcttcatatgacaaaaCTGTCCGTGTTTGGGATGTTGACAAT CCAGGGTATTCGCTTCGTACCTTCACCGGTCATTCTGCATCTGTTATGTCACTAGACTTTCACCCCAATAAAGAGGACCTTATCTGCTCTTGTGACTTCGACGGTGAGATAAGATATTGGAGTATTAACAATGGCAGTTGTGCTAGAGTGTCGAAG GGTGGCACTGCACAGATGAGATTTCAACCTCGGCTAGGGAGATACCTTGCTGCAGCTGCAGAGAATGTCGTCTCTATACTTGATGTCGAGACACAAGCATGCCGATATTCACTAAAG GGCCACACAAAGTCAATACATTCCGTGTGTTGGGATCCATCCGGAGAGTTCTTGGCATCTGTCAGTGAGGACTCTGTCAGGGTTTGGACTCTTGGAACTGGAAGCGAAGGGGAATGTGTTCACGAGCTTAGCTGTAACGGCAATAAATTTCACTCATGCGTTTTCCATCCAACGTACTCGTCGCTGCTGGTCATTGGCTGTTACCAG TCGTTGGAGCTGTGGAACATGACAGAGAACAAGACGATGACTCTGTCTGCTCACGACGGTCTTATTGCTGCACTGGCCGTTTCAACTGTAAACGGTTTGGTTGCTTCAGCTAGTCATGACAAGTTTGTCAAGCTCTGGAAGTGA